A genomic window from Lycium barbarum isolate Lr01 chromosome 4, ASM1917538v2, whole genome shotgun sequence includes:
- the LOC132635238 gene encoding pentatricopeptide repeat-containing protein At3g29230-like, producing the protein MAVRFKHSKQSLSLSSECVNKFIKTQINLSKPTPKLWSDHNNTESLYNNGAHILNLSHPILRILDSCTPNLSQFNQIHAQLVVLGIFQHPLAAGRVIKKLCSLEPTFGHALKIFENLENPDAFICNLIMKRFVSFDEPEKALLFYFDKMVKNGIFTNHYTFPILVKACADLGMVNEGKKIHAHVVKCGFELDLYNRNVLIHMYSVCCRIDDARKVFDLSSDSDLVTWNSMIDGYVKNGEVELARCVFDVMPERDVFSWNSMLSGYVGIGDMEEANLLFMDMPSRDIVSWNCLLDGYAKIGNVVAARALFEQMDYRNVVSWNILMALYVRLKDYTGCLGLFDIMMQGRDIQPNEAILMSVLTACAHLGKLDRGKWIHSYIRYSGRIKPDMLLSTSLLTMYAKCGEMDLAKEVFAGMLEKSVVSWNSMIMAYGTHGHGEAALETFLEMEKSGVTPNDATFICVLSACTHSGMVLEGWWYFNVMTRVYRIEPRVEHYGCMIDLLGRAGLMRDSEDLIKNMPMDSGPTLWGALLSACKTHSNLELGEIVARRLVERDPEDIGSYVLLSNIYAAQERWDDVEKVRKMMVVNGIRKESGSSLVQFSNSEMWCFPENVSVHKRIMMHSMLSEMGAHIKCQSER; encoded by the coding sequence ATGGCCGTTAGATTcaaacattcaaaacaatccctTTCCCTTTCTTCAGAATGTGTTAACAAGTTCATCAAAACCCAAATAAACCTTTCAAAACCCACTCCAAAACTCTGGTCTGATCATAATAACACTGAATCTTTATACAACAATGGTGCACATATATTGAATTTGAGCCACCCCATTTTACGCATATTAGATTCTTGCACCCCAAATTTAAGTCAATTTAATCAAATACATGCACAACTAGTTGTTTTAGGCATTTTTCAACACCCTTTAGCAGCAGGTCGAGTTATAAAGAAACTTTGCTCTTTAGAACCTACTTTTGGTCATGCTTTAAAGATTTTTGAAAATCTTGAAAACCCAGATGCTTTTATTTGTAATTTAATTATGAAAAGATTTGTGAGTTTTGATGAACCAGAAAAAGCTTTGTTGTTTTACTTTGATAAAATGGTTAAAAATGGGATCTTTACGAATCATTACACGTTTCCTATATTGGTTAAGGCTTGTGCTGATTTAGGTATGGTAAATGAAGGGAAAAAGATTCATGCCCATGTTGTGAAATGTGGGTTTGAGTTGGATTTGTATAATAGGAATGTTTTGATTCATATGTATTCGGTTTGTTGTCGGATTGATGATGCAAGGAAGGTGTTTGATTTAAGTTCTGACTCAGATTTGGTGACTTggaatagtatgattgatgggtATGTGAAAAATGGAGAAGTGGAGCTTGCGCGTTGTGTTTTTGATGTAATGCCTGAAAGGGATGTTTTTAGTTGGAATTCCATGTTATCTGGATATGTGGGGATTGGAGATATGGAGGAAGCAAATTTACTGTTTATGGATATGCCTTCGAGGGATATTGTTTCTTGGAATTGTTTGCTTGATGGATATGCTAAGATTGGAAATGTAGTAGCTGCCCGTGCTCTTTTTGAGCAGATGGATTATCGGAATGTAGTTTCTTGGAATATTTTAATGGCACTTTATGTGCGTTTGAAGGACTACACGGGATGTTTGGGATTGTTTGATATAATGATGCAAGGAAGAGATATTCAGCCAAATGAGGCTATCCTTATGAGTGTTTTGACTGCTTGTGCACATTTAGGGAAACTTGATCGAGGAAAGTGGATACATTCTTATATAAGATATAGCGGGAGGATTAAGCCTGACATGTTGCTTTCGACTTCCCTATTGACAATGTATGCTAAGTGTGGTGAGATGGATTTGGCGAAGGAGGTGTTTGCTGGGATGCTAGAGAAAAGTGTTGTCTCGTGGAACTCTATGATCATGGCTTATGGGACCCACGGGCACGGCGAGGCAGCACTTGAAACATTCTTGGAGATGGAAAAAAGTGGAGTGACACCTAATGATGCTACGTTCATTTGTGTTCTAAGTGCGTGTACTCATTCAGGGATGGTATTAGAGGGGTGGTGGTATTTTAATGTGATGACTAGAGTTTATAGAATAGAGCCTAGAGTTGAGCACTACGGCTGCATGATTGATCTTCTTGGGCGGGCTGGTTTGATGAGAGATTCTGAAGACCTCATCAAGAATATGCCTATGGACTCCGGGCCTACATTATGGGGAGCTCTGCTTTCAGCTTGCAAGACCCACTCAAATCTGGAACTTGGTGAGATTGTCGCCAGGAGATTGGTTGAGAGGGATCCAGAGGATATTGGATCCTATGTGCTTCTATCCAACATATATGCTGCACAAGAGAGATGGGATGACGTGGAGAAGGTAAGAAAAATGATGGTTGTAAATGGAATTAGAAAGGAATCAGGATCTAGCCTAGTACAATTTTCAAACTCGGAGATGTGGTGTTTTCCAGAAAATGTTTCAGTACACAAGAGAATTATGATGCATTCCATGTTGAGTGAGATGGGAGCCCACATCAAATGCCAGAGTGAAAGGTGA